The nucleotide sequence GTTGTAAGGTTGGAAACGGTGTTTTCCAGCCTGTTTTGCAAGGCACCCAGGTGCGCCCGGATCTTGTCCTTGGAAACCACGGCATTGGTAATGGCAACGAGAGCCTTCTGCGCCGCCTCCTGGGTCGAGATGGTCTTGCCGTCGGACGTGGAGTCAGCCTGATCGCCTACGCCCAGAGCCGAGGCGGTGCTCGTGCCGATCTGGATGTAGTAATAGTCTTCCGCCGAGTCGTTGGCAGAGCCAAAGTGGACCTTCATCTTGCCCGTGGAGGTCATCTTGCTGCCGTCGTGCGTGTCACTTGACAGATTGCCGTCCAGCAGGTGGATTCCGTTGAAGTCCGTGGCATTGGCGATTCGGGTAATTTCCGAAGCCATGGCCTGGTACTCCGACTCGATCATCAGACGCTGGGTGGAATCGTACGTGCCGGTGGCAGCCTGTTCGGCCAGTTCCTTCATACGGGTCAGCTTTTCGTCGATGACGCCGAGGGCGCCGTCAGCTGTCTGGATGAGGGAAATGGCGTCGTTGGCATTACGCACACCCTGCTGCAGAGCAGTGATGTCGGTACGCATCAATTCGCGGATGGCGAGGCCAGCGGCATCGTCCGCCGCGGAGTTGACGCGCAGGCCTGTGGACAGACGTTGAGTCGAAGTCTGCAGGTCGCCGTAATGCTTGGTCAGGTTATTGGCAACATTAGAAGCCATTGCATTGTGATTGATATACATGACATTCCTCCATGAATGTTCTGTCTGCCCGGCGGCGCACTGCGCGCGCCCGCTTCCATGCGGACTGCCGCCGTTCATCCCGCAAATGCGGGGAAAAAGTTTATCAAAACCGGCCTGCGGTCAGCTATGCCGACCCAGACTGTAGCCTTAAAACGACAGGCGCTTTTGCCAATCTGATTCGTGGCTTCAGAGAGGCAATATTTGCCTGAAAACCTGCACTGCGTTTACAGCAGGATTCATGCCAGAAAATTTCATCAGGGGCGTCAAGATACTGTCAGGCTAATGGCAATCAGCTGCCCACATGGGTTATGCACAGGGTATTGACAGCAATAACGATATGATTATCTACAGGATATAAAGATTTACACAGGAGGTTTGCTATGAGCAATAATCTTCGTATGCTGCCCGGTCGCTGGTTTGCGCCTCGCGATGCCGCATTTTGTGTAAACAGCCCTTCGGGTATGCCCTTGCGTGATGAAATTGACAGAATTTTTCAGGGTTTGTTCAACGGGATGGTCTCGCCGTGGGGCGAGAGCGGCCGCTTGCTGCCCGCAAACAGCGATGGCCGCGAGCAACCCTTGACGCCCCGGCTGGATATGACAAGCGACGACGCGGCCTATCTGCTGCGCATAGAATTGCCGGGTGTGGAAGCGGACAAGGTCAACGTGGCCGTTCAGGACAAGGAGCTTGTGATCTCTGGCGAAAAACAGCGAGAAACAGAAGAGAAAAATACCGATCAATACATCCGCGAGAGGGTGTTTGGCTCGTTTCAGCGTATGCTGACCTTGCCGGACGACGCGGACGTAGAGGCCATAACAGCCGCATATAAAAACGGGGTGCTCAGCGTGACGGTTCCCCGTAAGGCTCTGGCCGAGTCAATGTCCAAAAAGATAGATATCGTGCGGGAATGATGCTTGCGGCCAGCACTGCGTAAGCAGTGTGCTGGCCGCAGGGTTTGAGGGGCAGGGAGCGTTGGCGCGCTCCTTGCCTTTTTTTGCAGGTATGCGTCAAACAAAAAAAGCCGAAC is from Desulfovibrio desulfuricans and encodes:
- a CDS encoding flagellin, whose amino-acid sequence is MYINHNAMASNVANNLTKHYGDLQTSTQRLSTGLRVNSAADDAAGLAIRELMRTDITALQQGVRNANDAISLIQTADGALGVIDEKLTRMKELAEQAATGTYDSTQRLMIESEYQAMASEITRIANATDFNGIHLLDGNLSSDTHDGSKMTSTGKMKVHFGSANDSAEDYYYIQIGTSTASALGVGDQADSTSDGKTISTQEAAQKALVAITNAVVSKDKIRAHLGALQNRLENTVSNLTTQAENLQAAESRISDVDVATEMTKFVRNQILTQSSVAMLSQANSMPKMAMNLIQG
- a CDS encoding Hsp20/alpha crystallin family protein, encoding MSNNLRMLPGRWFAPRDAAFCVNSPSGMPLRDEIDRIFQGLFNGMVSPWGESGRLLPANSDGREQPLTPRLDMTSDDAAYLLRIELPGVEADKVNVAVQDKELVISGEKQRETEEKNTDQYIRERVFGSFQRMLTLPDDADVEAITAAYKNGVLSVTVPRKALAESMSKKIDIVRE